One genomic segment of Ipomoea triloba cultivar NCNSP0323 chromosome 9, ASM357664v1 includes these proteins:
- the LOC116030232 gene encoding cationic peroxidase 1-like, with translation MAASATVPSTTFLLLLFSLLLGLTSAQLSANFYSKTCPNALSIIQTAVANAVKSEARMGASLLRLHFHDCFVNGCDASILLDDTANFTGEQSAGPNVNSIRGLNVIDNIKTQLEKSCVGVVSCADIVAVAARDSVVALGGPSWNLLLGRRDSTTASQSAANSLPGPGLSLSQLISTFSNKGFSAREMVALSGSHTIGQARCSLFRSRIYNEKNINASFATSLQANCPQSGGDSNLAALDTTTPTSFDNAYFKNLQSQKGLLHSDQQLFNGGSTDSIVNTYSSNPSTFATDFANAMVKMSNLSPLTGTNGQIRKNCRKTN, from the exons ATGGCGGCTTCTGCTACTGTTCCATCAACAACGTTTCTTCTGCTCCTTTTCTCCCTCCTCCTTGGCCTCACCTCAGCTCAGCTATCCGCCAACTTCTACTCTAAAACTTGCCCAAACGCACTCTCCATTATCCAAACCGCAGTCGCCAATGCCGTCAAGTCTGAGGCTCGGATGGGAGCTTCCTTGCTTCGTCTCCATTTTCACGACtgttttgttaat GGATGTGATGCATCCATCTTATTGGACGACACGGCCAATTTCACTGGAGAACAATCTGCCGGTCCGAATGTGAACTCAATTAGAGGACTCAATGTAATAGACAATATCAAAACTCAACTCGAGAAATCTTGTGTCGGTGTTGTGTCTTGTGCTGATATTGTTGCCGTTGCAGCTAGAGACTCAGTTGTTGCG CTTGGTGGCCCTAGTTGGAATCTTTTATTAGGTAGAAGAGATTCAACGACTGCAAGCCAAAGTGCTGCTAACAGCCTTCCTGGACCTGGTTTGAGTTTAAGTCAGCTCATTTCTACCTTCTCTAACAAAGGTTTTAGTGCCAGAGAAATGGTTGCTCTTTCAG GAAGTCACACAATTGGACAGGCCAGGTGTTCCCTTTTTCGGAGCCGTATCTACAATGAAAAGAACATAAATGCTTCATTTGCAACGTCGCTACAAGCGAATTGTCCTCAGAGTGGAGGCGATAGCAATCTTGCTGCACTCGACACCACCACACCAACCTCATTCGATAATGcttatttcaaaaatttacaAAGTCAAAAGGGGTTGTTACACTCTGATCAACAACTGTTTAACGGTGGATCTACAGATTCCATAGTCAACACTTATAGCTCCAATCCTTCCACTTTCGCAACAGACTTTGCTAATGCTATGGTGAAAATGAGTAACCTTAGCCCTCTCACGGGAACTAATGGCCAAATAAGAAAGAATTGCAGAAAGAccaattga
- the LOC116030233 gene encoding G2/mitotic-specific cyclin-1-like: MEVPRKSSSQKRATVKPIKPEPKEKVKEKNNLRRRAAAEGSSRKTYTATLTARRRAACGLNIKLPKEKIEDIDAGDVYNELAVVEYAEDIYKEAKSTRCIHITVMAYVHWVLWMIPTWFEVHFHC; the protein is encoded by the exons ATGGAGGTGCCTAGAAAGTCTTCTTCGCAGAAGAGAGCTACTGTGAAGCCAATCAAGCCTGAACCTAAAGAAAAGGTGAAGGAAAAGAACAACCTCCGCAGAAGGGCAGCAGCTGAAGGTTCATCTAGAAAGACTTATACTGCAACTCTCACTGCTCGAAGAAGG GCTGCTTGTGGACTGAACATTAAATTACCAAAGGAGAAGATTGAAGATATTGATGCTGGAGATGTGTACAATGAGTTGGCAGTTGTGGAGTATGCAGAAGACATTTACAAGGAAGCTAAG AGTACAAGGTGCATTCATATAACCGTAATGGCTTATGTGCATTGGGTTTTATGGATGATCCCTACCTGGTTCGAAGTGCATTTTCACTGCTAA